The Flammeovirgaceae bacterium genome contains a region encoding:
- a CDS encoding response regulator transcription factor, producing the protein MKILIIEDEKQLAKSVKEFLRQEGYVCEVASTASDALERVIMFDYDCVLLDITLPDGNGLKILEKLKEYNKSDGVIIVSAKDSFDDRIKGLNLGADDYLTKPFYLPELSARVSSIIRRKRFDGNNKITFSEITVDLLAKSVSVNNNEVELTRKEFDLLIFLLSNKNRVLSKNAIAEHLSGDDAELLNKFDFIYSHIKNLKKKLNDAGCQDYIKTVYGLGYKFTA; encoded by the coding sequence ATGAAGATTTTAATTATTGAGGACGAAAAGCAATTAGCAAAGAGCGTGAAGGAATTTCTTCGCCAGGAGGGCTACGTTTGCGAAGTTGCCAGTACGGCTAGTGATGCGTTAGAGAGAGTCATCATGTTCGATTACGACTGCGTGCTTCTTGACATCACCTTGCCGGACGGTAACGGCTTAAAGATCCTTGAAAAACTCAAAGAGTATAATAAAAGCGATGGCGTGATTATTGTCAGTGCCAAAGACTCATTTGATGACAGGATCAAAGGGTTGAATTTAGGTGCGGATGACTATTTGACCAAGCCTTTTTACCTTCCGGAGCTTAGTGCTCGTGTATCATCCATAATTCGAAGAAAACGTTTTGACGGCAACAATAAAATCACCTTCAGTGAAATAACGGTTGACTTACTTGCCAAAAGTGTCAGTGTTAATAATAACGAAGTTGAATTGACGCGGAAGGAGTTTGACCTTTTAATTTTCTTGCTCTCTAACAAAAACAGGGTGTTATCGAAAAATGCCATCGCAGAACACCTTTCAGGGGATGACGCTGAGCTATTGAATAAGTTTGATTTCATTTATTCCCACATTAAGAATCTGAAAAAGAAATTAAATGATGCTGGGTGTCAAGACTATATTAAGACAGTGTACGGATTAGG
- a CDS encoding master DNA invertase Mpi family serine-type recombinase — protein MIYGYIRVSTDKQSVENQRYEVNQFCEKNVLVVDKWIEETISGAKNINERKIGKLLKRMKKDDVLICSELSRLGRNLLMIMAILNECMNREIQVWTIKDNYRLGSDINSKVLAFAFGLSAEIERNLISQRTKEALARKKAEGVILGRPVGRKSAKTKLTGQERKIKELLDKKVSYSAIGRILGVHRLTVSGFVSKCGLRELC, from the coding sequence ATGATCTACGGCTACATTCGTGTAAGCACCGACAAACAGTCTGTTGAAAACCAACGCTACGAAGTCAATCAATTCTGTGAAAAAAATGTCTTGGTTGTCGATAAATGGATTGAAGAAACTATCTCTGGCGCAAAGAATATCAACGAGCGAAAAATTGGCAAACTCCTAAAACGAATGAAAAAGGATGATGTCCTAATTTGCTCTGAGTTGTCCAGACTTGGAAGGAATTTGCTAATGATAATGGCTATTCTAAACGAGTGCATGAATCGAGAGATACAAGTTTGGACTATTAAGGACAATTATCGTTTAGGAAGCGACATCAACTCTAAAGTTCTTGCCTTTGCGTTTGGTCTTTCTGCTGAAATAGAGCGCAACCTAATTTCTCAACGAACCAAAGAGGCATTAGCCAGAAAAAAAGCTGAAGGCGTCATTTTAGGCCGACCTGTCGGAAGAAAGTCAGCCAAGACAAAATTGACAGGGCAAGAAAGGAAGATCAAAGAATTGCTGGATAAGAAAGTATCCTACAGTGCCATTGGAAGAATCTTAGGTGTACACAGACTTACCGTGTCCGGATTCGTTAGTAAGTGTGGATTAAGAGAGCTTTGTTAG